Proteins from a single region of Sneathiella aquimaris:
- a CDS encoding MlaA family lipoprotein codes for MSSKKFRASLLSGCIATLALGLLGGCTTPPGEDPANVVYNEVQDPIEPLNRYFFDVNNALDALALKPVAHIYNEALPDAVQDSVTNFLNNLSQPMYFLNNIAQGDLDGAGDNMGAFFTNTFLGFGGLFDIAQIDYDEEDLGQTFAVWGIPEGPYLVLPVLGPNTSREAVGIAGEYFIDPVNLIARNNDVDNVPLYRGIASAIDFRSRSLESLDEIEKNSIDFYATIRSLYRQNRKSEILDGQADLTPLPDISFEQDDDAPLATDRVSLLFQEDEETVRRSVPSTK; via the coding sequence ATGAGTTCAAAAAAATTCAGAGCATCATTGTTGTCAGGATGTATAGCGACTTTGGCGCTTGGTCTATTGGGCGGCTGCACAACACCTCCAGGAGAAGATCCTGCCAATGTTGTTTATAACGAAGTTCAGGATCCGATCGAACCATTGAACCGTTATTTCTTCGATGTGAATAACGCACTCGACGCCTTGGCCCTTAAGCCGGTTGCACATATTTATAATGAAGCTCTGCCTGATGCAGTACAGGACAGCGTCACCAACTTCCTGAACAACCTGTCCCAGCCAATGTATTTCCTCAATAATATTGCCCAAGGCGACCTTGACGGCGCAGGCGACAATATGGGGGCTTTCTTCACAAATACATTCCTTGGCTTTGGCGGCCTTTTTGACATCGCCCAGATTGACTATGATGAGGAAGATCTCGGTCAGACTTTCGCGGTTTGGGGAATTCCCGAGGGCCCGTATCTGGTTTTGCCAGTCCTTGGCCCAAACACATCACGTGAAGCCGTCGGAATCGCTGGCGAATATTTCATTGATCCCGTTAATTTGATCGCACGGAACAACGACGTCGACAATGTACCGCTTTATCGTGGCATTGCCAGCGCAATTGATTTCCGCTCACGTTCATTGGAATCCCTTGATGAGATCGAGAAGAATTCCATCGATTTTTACGCGACCATTCGCAGCCTGTATCGTCAAAACAGGAAAAGTGAAATTCTGGATGGGCAGGCTGATTTGACGCCACTTCCGGATATCTCTTTTGAGCAGGATGACGATGCACCGCTGGCAACTGACAGGGTTTCCCTCTTGTTTCAGGAAGACGAAGAGACTGTAAGAAGATCTGTCCCTTCAACTAAATAA
- a CDS encoding MlaC/ttg2D family ABC transporter substrate-binding protein: protein MTLQKLLVVSVTAFTLTVAPALVSPSFFSAHAEASSEKSATALVENLGKEAVTLLSNDKLDADAKRAGFDKLVSRDFDMSLIGRFVLGKHWRKASSEQKSEYQELFKKYIITTYQKRIGEYSGENLTILKAKPLNKNEYLVKSQIIRPKGPPIKLDWRVRTNKSGEQKIVDIVVENVSMALTHRDEFSSVISKNGGNVDGLISTLKKHIAAAES from the coding sequence ATGACTTTACAAAAATTACTCGTGGTATCGGTTACTGCATTTACTCTAACCGTTGCCCCCGCTCTTGTCAGCCCTTCTTTCTTTTCAGCGCATGCTGAAGCGAGTTCAGAAAAGTCTGCAACGGCTCTTGTCGAGAATCTCGGCAAGGAAGCCGTTACGCTCCTTTCAAACGATAAACTGGATGCTGACGCGAAACGGGCCGGTTTTGATAAATTAGTGTCTCGTGACTTTGACATGAGTTTGATCGGACGCTTTGTCCTCGGGAAACATTGGCGTAAAGCCTCTTCCGAGCAAAAATCCGAGTATCAGGAACTTTTCAAAAAATACATTATTACAACCTACCAGAAGCGCATTGGTGAATATTCAGGCGAGAACCTGACTATTCTCAAAGCGAAACCTCTTAACAAAAACGAGTATCTGGTCAAATCACAGATCATCCGCCCCAAGGGCCCACCCATTAAGCTTGACTGGCGCGTTCGAACCAACAAGTCAGGCGAACAGAAAATCGTCGATATCGTTGTTGAAAATGTCAGCATGGCATTAACGCACCGCGATGAATTTTCATCTGTCATCAGCAAAAACGGCGGGAATGTTGATGGCTTGATCAGCACTTTGAAAAAACATATTGCAGCTGCTGAAAGCTAA
- the phoB gene encoding phosphate regulon transcriptional regulator PhoB: MKVLIVEDEPSMIELLRYNLVSAGFEVSSAMDGEEALMLIDEQTPDMVLLDWMLPKISGIEVCRMLRRKQETRNLPVIMITARGEETDRVRGLDVGADDYMSKPFSPNELLARIRAVLRRHNPNLGSDMISVADVSMDLVAYKVSRAGRELHLGPTEFKLLRYFMERAGRVLTREQLLDGVWGQNVYVEDRTVDVHIRRLRKALNSENEVDLIRTVRAVGYCFEKE, translated from the coding sequence ATGAAAGTCCTAATTGTTGAAGATGAGCCCTCGATGATTGAGTTGCTGCGCTACAATCTTGTGAGTGCCGGTTTCGAGGTGAGCTCTGCCATGGACGGAGAAGAAGCATTGATGCTTATCGATGAGCAAACTCCAGACATGGTTCTTTTGGATTGGATGCTGCCAAAGATTTCCGGAATAGAAGTATGTCGGATGCTGCGCCGTAAACAAGAGACGCGCAATCTGCCAGTTATTATGATTACAGCCCGCGGCGAAGAGACCGACCGGGTTCGCGGACTGGATGTGGGTGCAGATGACTATATGTCAAAACCGTTCTCTCCGAACGAACTACTTGCGCGAATTCGCGCTGTATTGCGGCGCCATAACCCAAACCTGGGAAGCGACATGATCTCTGTTGCTGATGTATCTATGGATCTGGTTGCGTATAAAGTTAGTCGGGCAGGGAGAGAGCTGCATTTAGGTCCGACGGAATTCAAGCTCCTGCGATACTTTATGGAGCGCGCCGGTCGGGTGCTGACAAGAGAACAGCTTCTTGACGGAGTTTGGGGGCAGAATGTGTATGTTGAGGACAGGACTGTTGATGTCCATATCAGGCGGTTACGCAAAGCATTGAACAGTGAAAATGAAGTTGACCTTATTCGAACTGTTCGTGCGGTTGGATATTGTTTTGAAAAGGAATAG
- the phoU gene encoding phosphate signaling complex protein PhoU, translating to MSGTGHIVRSFDEDLQEMRNTIIEMGGLAESQLEAAVRALMDRNTDLAQATIEADVAVDELEQKIDSLAIKLLALRNPVADDLRLVISALKIASLLERVADYSANIAKRVIALNLAPAIRPVSAIPRMGEMVRHMIDDILTAYAQEDVELAYDVWRRDRDVDQLYNSMFRELLTYMMEDPRSITSCTHLIFMAKNIERVGDHMTNIAEIIVYQITGQAPKEKRPKGDKTSITMIDLPEDLATRGTEN from the coding sequence ATGAGTGGAACAGGACATATCGTCCGGTCTTTTGACGAAGATCTTCAGGAAATGCGCAACACCATCATCGAGATGGGGGGGCTTGCCGAAAGTCAATTGGAAGCGGCTGTTCGGGCGCTTATGGACCGCAATACTGATCTTGCTCAGGCGACGATTGAAGCAGATGTCGCTGTGGATGAACTGGAACAGAAAATTGACAGTCTGGCGATAAAATTATTGGCCTTGCGTAATCCGGTTGCCGACGATCTTCGCCTTGTGATTTCTGCCCTGAAAATAGCGTCGTTATTAGAACGGGTTGCTGACTATTCAGCGAATATTGCAAAGCGTGTGATTGCCCTGAACCTTGCGCCGGCCATTCGGCCGGTGTCTGCCATTCCAAGGATGGGTGAAATGGTTCGTCACATGATTGATGACATACTGACCGCTTATGCTCAGGAAGATGTCGAGCTGGCCTATGACGTCTGGCGGCGCGACCGTGATGTTGACCAGTTATACAACAGCATGTTCCGTGAGCTTTTGACCTATATGATGGAAGATCCGCGCAGCATAACTAGTTGTACCCATCTTATTTTCATGGCGAAAAATATCGAGAGAGTAGGCGATCATATGACAAATATCGCTGAAATCATCGTTTATCAGATAACAGGTCAAGCCCCGAAGGAAAAGCGTCCGAAAGGCGATAAGACCAGCATTACAATGATAGACCTTCCAGAAGATCTTGCGACCCGAGGAACTGAAAACTGA
- the pstB gene encoding phosphate ABC transporter ATP-binding protein PstB produces the protein MQMLADIASTDTAEKNAMIEARDVSVFYDNKQALKDVSLDVFENEITSLIGPSGCGKSTFLRCLNRMNDTVAGCRVEGTILLDGQDIYASSVDEVLLRARVGMVFQKPNPFPKSIYDNVAYGPRIHGLAKDKDELDDLVLTSLEKAGLLKEVRDRLNASGTGLSGGQQQRLCIARALAVQPDIILMDEPCSALDPIATAKVEELIEELRQNYTIIIVTHSMQQAARISQKTAFFHLGEIVEVGDTEQLFTSPSDERTQGYITGRFG, from the coding sequence ATGCAGATGCTTGCAGATATAGCGTCAACAGACACCGCCGAAAAAAACGCGATGATTGAAGCGCGGGATGTCAGCGTTTTTTATGATAACAAGCAGGCGTTGAAGGACGTCTCACTCGATGTTTTCGAAAATGAAATTACGTCACTGATTGGACCATCGGGGTGTGGAAAATCCACCTTTTTAAGGTGTTTGAACCGGATGAATGACACGGTTGCTGGATGTCGCGTTGAAGGTACTATTCTTTTGGATGGCCAGGATATTTATGCCTCTTCCGTTGATGAGGTGTTGTTGCGTGCCAGAGTAGGGATGGTCTTTCAGAAGCCCAATCCGTTTCCAAAATCGATTTACGATAACGTTGCATATGGCCCGCGTATTCACGGCCTTGCCAAGGATAAGGACGAGTTGGACGATCTTGTCCTGACAAGCCTTGAGAAAGCTGGGTTGTTAAAGGAAGTCCGAGATCGCCTGAACGCATCAGGCACCGGCCTTTCAGGGGGACAGCAACAGCGGCTGTGTATCGCACGCGCCCTTGCAGTTCAGCCTGACATTATTCTGATGGACGAGCCGTGCTCTGCACTTGATCCTATTGCAACGGCAAAGGTTGAAGAGTTGATCGAGGAACTACGGCAAAATTATACCATCATTATTGTGACCCATTCCATGCAACAGGCCGCCCGTATCTCACAGAAAACGGCTTTCTTTCACTTGGGAGAAATTGTCGAGGTTGGGGACACGGAACAATTATTTACAAGCCCGTCAGACGAACGCACACAAGGCTATATTACGGGTCGTTTCGGTTAA
- the pstA gene encoding phosphate ABC transporter permease PstA, whose protein sequence is MTDTAQTKKNAGWGSKESRAKLAKRHRSEKIFRSLGLGAIIIALCMLTTLIVSITSKGYTAFVQTRFDIEITFSKDILDPENTNDPEVLRAASYGSLVRNALRSEFPDVKSRKELRALFGIVSKGANVQLRKLVMETPELIGTTKTVSLIASDDMDMFNKGYIERDIPQDDRRVKDNEIHWFDQLDGKGAVKTVFNSGFFTSGDSGEPEIAGIWGAAVGSFYTLLITFVIAFPIGVMTAIYLEEFAPQNKLTDIIEVNINNLAAVPSIVFGLLGLALFLNVAHLPRSAPLVGGLTLALMTLPTIIIAARAAIRAIPDSIRSAALGLGASRQQTAFHHVLPLSMPGILTGTIIGLSQALGETAPLLMIGMVAFIVDIPGSVTDPATVLPVQVFLWADSPERAFVEKTSGAIMVLLGFLVIMNALAVLLRKKFERRW, encoded by the coding sequence ATGACTGATACTGCTCAGACAAAAAAGAACGCCGGGTGGGGTTCGAAAGAGAGCCGTGCCAAGCTGGCAAAGCGGCATCGCTCCGAGAAGATTTTTAGATCCCTTGGATTGGGCGCAATTATTATTGCCCTGTGCATGCTGACAACTCTTATCGTAAGTATCACAAGCAAGGGATATACCGCCTTTGTACAGACACGGTTTGATATTGAAATCACCTTCTCAAAAGACATTCTGGATCCAGAAAATACGAATGACCCTGAAGTTCTGCGGGCGGCAAGTTATGGTAGTTTGGTTCGGAATGCTCTTCGATCAGAATTTCCCGATGTAAAGTCGCGCAAAGAGTTAAGGGCTTTGTTCGGTATCGTTAGCAAGGGGGCTAATGTTCAGCTTCGCAAATTGGTGATGGAGACCCCTGAACTGATCGGCACCACGAAGACAGTGAGCCTGATCGCAAGTGATGATATGGACATGTTCAATAAAGGATATATTGAACGCGATATTCCGCAAGACGATCGTCGCGTGAAAGATAATGAAATCCATTGGTTTGATCAGCTTGATGGAAAAGGAGCCGTGAAAACCGTTTTCAATAGTGGATTCTTTACTTCTGGTGATAGCGGTGAGCCGGAGATCGCAGGAATATGGGGCGCGGCGGTTGGTTCTTTTTATACATTGCTGATCACATTTGTCATCGCTTTCCCCATCGGTGTTATGACCGCCATTTATCTGGAGGAATTTGCGCCTCAAAATAAACTGACGGATATCATTGAGGTCAATATCAACAATCTAGCAGCGGTTCCTTCCATTGTATTTGGATTGCTGGGCTTGGCGTTGTTTCTGAATGTTGCCCATCTTCCAAGATCCGCGCCTTTGGTTGGCGGATTGACCCTTGCGTTGATGACCTTGCCGACCATTATCATTGCCGCGCGGGCAGCGATCCGGGCCATACCGGATAGTATCCGCAGTGCAGCCCTGGGGTTGGGGGCATCGCGTCAACAAACCGCCTTTCATCATGTCCTGCCGCTCTCCATGCCGGGGATTTTAACGGGAACGATTATTGGATTGTCGCAAGCCCTTGGGGAAACCGCTCCACTTTTGATGATTGGAATGGTCGCCTTCATTGTGGATATACCCGGCTCGGTAACTGATCCAGCAACTGTTTTGCCCGTTCAGGTTTTCCTTTGGGCCGATAGCCCAGAGAGGGCATTTGTCGAGAAGACCTCTGGTGCAATTATGGTTTTGCTCGGTTTTTTGGTGATTATGAATGCACTGGCAGTTTTGCTGCGCAAGAAATTTGAACGCCGCTGGTAG
- the pstC gene encoding phosphate ABC transporter permease subunit PstC, protein MSFSPLIFLLLAMCTAGYWYATKKVLAGKGTDGGGYAGRPHQFGMYVVVWGGLPPLLLFLVWFAFTLLPLDRSTGPLQQVDQIIFPVLAMLAAAAGLSLGIQNIKPGLRVRKTLEGSVYAILILASTISVFTTVGIVFSLLFETLSFFEKVPLSEFFLGLNWSPQTALRSDQVGSSGAFGAIPLFAGTMLITLIAMIVAVPLGLFSAIYMTEYASNGFRAVVKPILEILAGIPTVVYGFFAALTVGVFFRDVGSSLGLSVVSESALAAGVVMGMMIIPFISSLSDDIIMAVPQSLRDGSYGLGATHSETVRKVILPAALPGIVGAVLLAVSRAIGETMIVVMAAGFAANLTANPLEAVTTVTVQIVGLLVGDQEFDSAKTLAAFALALVLFVITLALNVIALVVVRKYREKYD, encoded by the coding sequence ATGAGTTTCTCCCCTTTGATATTCCTGCTTTTGGCCATGTGTACCGCAGGTTATTGGTATGCAACCAAGAAGGTTCTTGCAGGAAAAGGAACAGACGGCGGCGGATACGCTGGTCGCCCCCACCAGTTTGGAATGTATGTTGTGGTGTGGGGGGGGCTTCCGCCGCTTCTTCTATTTTTGGTATGGTTTGCATTCACACTTCTTCCGTTGGATCGCAGCACGGGGCCCCTGCAGCAGGTCGATCAGATCATTTTTCCGGTTCTGGCCATGTTGGCCGCGGCGGCCGGTTTGTCTCTGGGTATTCAGAATATCAAGCCGGGATTAAGGGTTCGTAAGACGCTTGAGGGTTCAGTTTATGCCATATTAATTCTGGCATCGACCATCTCAGTTTTTACGACCGTTGGAATTGTGTTTTCCCTGTTATTTGAAACGCTTAGCTTTTTCGAAAAAGTACCATTGTCAGAGTTCTTCCTAGGCTTGAACTGGAGCCCGCAAACTGCCTTGAGGTCGGATCAGGTTGGTTCATCCGGTGCATTCGGTGCCATACCGCTTTTTGCCGGTACCATGCTGATTACTCTAATAGCGATGATCGTCGCGGTTCCCTTGGGCTTGTTCAGTGCGATCTATATGACAGAATATGCGTCGAACGGTTTTAGAGCCGTTGTGAAGCCAATTCTGGAGATTCTGGCAGGCATTCCAACGGTGGTTTATGGCTTTTTTGCAGCCCTGACAGTAGGCGTGTTTTTTCGGGATGTGGGCTCGTCTTTAGGCCTTTCCGTTGTCTCGGAGAGTGCTTTGGCCGCAGGTGTGGTTATGGGAATGATGATCATTCCGTTTATCTCGTCGCTGAGTGACGATATTATCATGGCCGTCCCGCAAAGCCTTCGGGACGGATCTTACGGTTTGGGGGCGACCCATTCAGAGACCGTTCGAAAGGTTATACTTCCTGCAGCGCTTCCCGGGATTGTCGGGGCTGTCTTGCTGGCTGTCAGCCGGGCGATCGGGGAGACAATGATTGTTGTCATGGCGGCAGGTTTCGCCGCAAACCTGACAGCTAATCCGCTGGAAGCGGTGACGACGGTGACCGTACAGATTGTCGGATTGCTGGTCGGTGATCAAGAGTTTGACAGTGCCAAGACACTGGCGGCTTTCGCACTCGCGTTGGTGCTGTTTGTTATTACCCTTGCCCTTAACGTAATTGCCCTTGTGGTTGTTCGCAAATATCGAGAAAAATATGACTGA
- a CDS encoding PstS family phosphate ABC transporter substrate-binding protein, whose product MLKKTLGLAVIATVAFAGQAIARDQIRIVGSSTVFPFSKTVAENFGNKGKFATPVVESTGSGGGLKLFCAGIGEGHPDITNASRRIKKSEVEKCAKAGITEITEVKVGFDGIVLANSKSTAPIKLTKKQIFMALAKQVPIDGKLVDNPYKTWKDVDPFLPDTKIEVLGPPPTSGTRDAFSELAMEGGAKKFPSLKALRKSDKKAFKAVAHSVREDGAYIEAGENDNLIVQKLVANPSAVGVFGFSFLDQNADKIQGGVIGGVEPTFENISSGKYGISRSLFFYVKKAHVGKIPGIKEFVAEFTSEDAFGEFGYLSEKGLIPLSEAERTKVRKAGTSLSNLMM is encoded by the coding sequence GTGTTAAAGAAAACTCTCGGACTTGCTGTCATTGCGACAGTAGCATTCGCTGGACAGGCTATTGCCCGCGATCAGATCAGAATTGTTGGATCTTCTACGGTTTTTCCATTTTCCAAAACGGTTGCTGAGAATTTTGGCAACAAAGGCAAGTTTGCGACGCCTGTTGTGGAAAGCACCGGTTCCGGTGGCGGACTGAAATTATTTTGTGCGGGTATCGGTGAAGGGCATCCTGATATTACTAATGCTTCCCGTCGCATTAAAAAATCTGAAGTCGAAAAATGTGCCAAAGCAGGCATTACCGAAATTACTGAAGTTAAAGTTGGATTTGATGGCATTGTCCTGGCAAATTCCAAATCTACGGCTCCTATCAAGCTGACCAAAAAGCAGATTTTCATGGCGCTTGCTAAACAGGTTCCGATTGACGGAAAGCTCGTCGATAACCCATACAAAACATGGAAAGATGTTGACCCTTTTTTACCAGACACAAAAATTGAAGTTCTGGGCCCACCTCCAACCTCAGGAACGCGGGATGCGTTTTCAGAATTGGCAATGGAAGGCGGCGCGAAGAAATTCCCAAGCCTCAAAGCACTGAGAAAATCAGACAAAAAAGCATTTAAGGCAGTGGCTCACTCTGTACGCGAAGATGGCGCCTATATTGAAGCTGGTGAAAACGATAATCTGATCGTTCAGAAACTGGTTGCAAACCCTTCTGCGGTGGGTGTGTTCGGCTTCAGTTTCCTTGATCAGAATGCTGACAAAATTCAGGGTGGTGTCATTGGCGGTGTTGAGCCGACATTCGAAAATATTTCCTCTGGAAAATACGGCATCTCCCGCTCTTTGTTTTTCTATGTAAAGAAAGCCCATGTTGGCAAAATTCCCGGGATCAAGGAATTCGTTGCTGAATTTACAAGTGAAGATGCTTTTGGTGAGTTCGGGTATCTTTCTGAAAAAGGGTTGATCCCTCTTTCTGAGGCAGAACGGACGAAGGTACGTAAAGCTGGTACGTCTCTTTCGAACCTGATGATGTAA
- a CDS encoding ATP-binding protein, whose protein sequence is MLNSTGFIGKMLVFLLLVTTPVAIVAIWLVSQGLLPAEYAVLLILTPVGPGVLIYNRLLRETTVLSQRIEHEASAPLFGHLLPGSIRSGLLPVNDLLLAIQQYRRSMQNLFKEARSHQDDAILLFNLLPDPVLVLDQKRRISRFNSAARNFFSADLAETDLTAYLRHPSLIKAVDAALGGEIESQVVEFKMAGSVGRYIEAHVTQIPGNGGKDLRVILTLHDLTTAKKTEQMRVDFVANASHELRTPLAILIGAIETLQGPAAADREAQARFLSMMHAQSRRMSQLIDDLLSLSQIEMNEHARPSDQVDVTDVLRGVVGLITTRASDLGKTIDLMAPEEPLLVSGDKDQLAQIFTNLVDNALKYGKENTAVTISLTGSEKSIAVSIIDQGEGIPSEHIPRLTERFYRVDSDRSREMGGTGLGLAIVKHIVSRHRGQLEIDSELGKGSRFTIHLPALVK, encoded by the coding sequence ATGCTGAATAGCACCGGTTTTATTGGGAAAATGTTGGTTTTCCTTCTATTGGTCACCACACCAGTTGCCATTGTTGCAATCTGGCTGGTGTCGCAGGGGTTATTGCCTGCTGAATATGCGGTGTTGCTTATTCTTACTCCGGTCGGACCCGGTGTTTTGATTTACAATCGCCTTCTTCGGGAAACAACAGTATTGTCGCAACGGATCGAGCATGAGGCCAGCGCTCCACTTTTTGGGCATTTGTTGCCGGGCTCAATCCGGTCGGGACTGCTTCCTGTTAATGATTTATTGCTGGCAATTCAGCAATATCGCCGCAGTATGCAGAACCTGTTCAAGGAAGCCCGGTCTCACCAGGACGACGCGATTTTGCTGTTCAATCTGCTTCCTGACCCTGTTTTGGTTCTTGATCAAAAACGCCGCATTAGTCGCTTCAACAGCGCGGCCAGAAATTTTTTTAGTGCTGATTTAGCGGAAACCGACCTGACAGCGTATTTGCGTCATCCATCCCTTATCAAGGCTGTTGATGCTGCCCTCGGCGGTGAGATTGAATCGCAGGTCGTTGAGTTCAAAATGGCGGGAAGTGTAGGGCGCTATATTGAAGCACATGTGACACAAATTCCGGGCAACGGCGGGAAAGATTTACGGGTTATCCTGACGTTGCACGACTTGACCACGGCCAAGAAAACGGAACAGATGCGGGTGGATTTTGTGGCGAACGCAAGCCATGAATTGCGAACGCCTCTGGCAATTTTGATCGGTGCGATTGAAACATTGCAAGGGCCAGCGGCCGCTGACCGGGAAGCGCAAGCGCGGTTTTTGAGTATGATGCACGCTCAGTCCCGCAGGATGTCCCAATTGATTGATGATCTGTTATCTTTGTCTCAAATCGAGATGAACGAGCATGCACGCCCTTCCGATCAGGTCGATGTCACGGATGTACTGCGAGGGGTTGTCGGGCTTATCACAACCAGAGCCAGTGATCTTGGGAAGACAATTGACCTTATGGCACCAGAAGAGCCTTTGCTGGTTTCAGGGGATAAGGATCAGTTGGCACAGATTTTCACCAACCTGGTGGATAATGCTCTGAAATATGGCAAGGAAAATACTGCTGTGACCATATCCCTGACGGGGTCGGAGAAAAGCATCGCCGTTTCAATTATTGATCAGGGCGAGGGGATACCGTCTGAACATATTCCCAGATTGACGGAACGGTTTTATCGTGTGGATAGCGACCGGAGCCGGGAAATGGGCGGAACCGGTCTGGGACTTGCCATTGTAAAACATATTGTGAGTCGGCATCGGGGCCAGCTGGAAATCGACTCTGAGCTTGGAAAAGGCTCTCGCTTTACAATTCATCTGCCTGCACTCGTTAAATAA
- a CDS encoding SIR2 family NAD-dependent protein deacylase yields the protein MDDAIDHLTRLMAESENMVFFTGAGISTESGIPDFRSPGGFWEKNRPIDFSEFMASEEARKESWRRKFNMETVLSKAAPNDGHKVIASLYQMGKVSSVITQNIDGLHQVSGVDEKDVIEIHGNTTYAKCLDCHQRMSLEEVRSIFQVDETLPVCPACGGIVKTATISFGQAMPIEAMQRAEMEAINCDLFVVAGSSLVVYPAADIPVIARQHGAELVIINREETALDRFATLALNREIGETLTRCHKFVA from the coding sequence ATGGATGACGCGATTGACCATCTGACGCGATTGATGGCGGAAAGTGAAAATATGGTTTTTTTCACTGGCGCGGGAATAAGTACTGAGTCTGGCATACCAGATTTCAGAAGCCCCGGAGGTTTTTGGGAGAAGAACCGGCCTATTGATTTTTCTGAATTCATGGCGTCTGAAGAGGCACGTAAAGAATCCTGGCGCCGAAAGTTCAATATGGAAACGGTGTTGTCTAAAGCCGCACCGAATGATGGCCATAAGGTGATCGCGTCCCTTTATCAAATGGGCAAGGTGTCATCTGTCATTACACAGAATATTGACGGTTTACACCAGGTATCAGGCGTCGATGAAAAGGATGTCATCGAAATTCATGGGAATACAACCTACGCAAAATGTCTCGATTGCCATCAACGGATGAGCTTGGAAGAAGTGCGCTCCATTTTTCAGGTCGACGAAACGTTGCCTGTCTGCCCGGCATGCGGGGGAATAGTTAAAACTGCTACCATTTCATTTGGTCAGGCAATGCCAATAGAGGCTATGCAACGCGCTGAAATGGAGGCAATAAATTGTGATTTGTTTGTCGTGGCAGGATCCTCCCTCGTTGTTTATCCGGCGGCAGATATTCCGGTTATCGCCCGCCAGCATGGTGCTGAGCTTGTTATTATCAACCGGGAAGAAACAGCACTCGACAGATTTGCAACACTCGCGCTTAATCGTGAAATCGGAGAGACCCTTACTCGCTGTCACAAATTTGTAGCGTGA
- a CDS encoding VOC family protein yields MTDLPPSIVSHISLGTNRYQEALDFYDGVLAAIGAKRILELHQYNATAYGRQFPEFWIQAPHDQSKATVGNGTHVAFLASTKQAVVDFFEAAVKAGGSPDGEPGDRPHYGKAYYGCFVRDLDGNKIEAMYWDETLGEEGH; encoded by the coding sequence ATGACTGATTTACCTCCTAGTATTGTTTCTCACATATCCCTTGGAACAAACCGTTATCAAGAGGCATTAGACTTTTATGACGGTGTTCTGGCAGCCATTGGTGCAAAAAGGATACTGGAGCTGCATCAATATAATGCGACAGCATATGGGCGGCAATTCCCTGAATTTTGGATACAGGCGCCCCATGATCAATCGAAAGCCACGGTTGGCAATGGCACTCATGTGGCTTTTCTCGCGAGCACAAAACAGGCCGTTGTGGATTTTTTTGAAGCAGCTGTAAAAGCCGGGGGCAGCCCGGACGGCGAACCCGGCGATCGTCCCCATTATGGAAAGGCTTATTACGGATGCTTCGTCCGCGATCTGGATGGTAATAAAATTGAAGCCATGTATTGGGATGAAACACTCGGTGAAGAAGGTCACTGA